The bacterium region GCGATGGCGCGGCCCGGCGTCACCGAGGCCGAGCTCGCCGCCGAGCTCTCCGTCATACCGCTCAGGCGCGGCGCCCGGTGCGCCTTCGAGACCACCGTCGTCTCGGGCGTCGACGCCCCCGTGTCGATCAGGCGCCCGACCGGCCGCGCCCTCGCCGTCGGCGACAGCGTGATGGTGGACCTGGGCGCGGAGGTGGAGGGGTACCAGGCGGACGCGACCCGCACGTTCGTGGTGGGGGCGCCGAGCCGGGCCCAGCTGCGGGCCTGGGACGTGGTGCGGAGGGCGTACGAGGCCGCGGTCGGGCTGGCGCGGCCGGGGGTGCCGTGCTGCGAGCTCCAGCGCGCCGCGGCCCGGATCATCACGGACGCCGGGTTCAGCCTGGAGCACCGGATCGGCCACGGCATCGGCCTGGCCACCTCGTTCGAGTGGCCGAGCCTGGACGGCGAGCAGGCCCCGCTCGAACCGGGGATCACGATCTGCATCGAGCCCGGCGTGTACGCGCCGGGGATCGGGAACATGAAGCTGGAGGACGACGTGCTGATCACCGAGCGCGGCTGCGAGCTGCTCACCCACAGCGACCAGGGCCTGGAGGCGAGGCCGTGAACCGGCGCCGGCCCTGGATCCTCACCCCGAACCTGGGGGACATCACCGCCGAGGCCGCGGCGCTCGATCCCGGCCGCATCGCGGCGATCGCCGGCCAGGAAGAGCACTCGTACGGCGAGCTCGAGGCGCGGGCCCGCCGCTTCGCGGGGCTGCTCGTCGAGTCGGGGGTCGCCCCGGGCGAGACGGTGGCGCTCGCGCTCGGCAACGACTGGCGCTTTCTCGAGACGCTGCTCGGCACGCTGCGCGCCGGCGCCGTCGCGCTCCTCGCGAACGTGAAGCTGGGGGCCGACGCGCTTGCCTACATCACCGCGCACAGCGAGACCCGGCTCATCGTGGCGGACGGCGCGCTGGGCCCGAAGCTCCAAGCTATGATCGGGGCGGCGAAAGGCCTCCGGGCCACGCTGGCGGTCGGCGCCGATGGCGGCGGCATCCCCTACGAGGAGGCGCTGGCGGCGGCCCCGGACGCGCCGTCCCGTCCCGCCGCGCCGGACGATCTGGCCCTGTTGATGTACACCTCGGGGTCGACGGGCCGCCCGAAGGGCTGCATGCTCAGCCACAGCAACACGTGGTGGCAGGCCCGCTCCACGGCCCGGACCATGCTCCTCGACCGCTCGGACCGGGCGCTGGTGATGGGGCCGCTCTATCACGCCAACGCCCTCTGGGGAGCCCTGCTGCCGATGCTCTTCACGGGCGGCAGCGTCGTCATCCTCCGCGACTTCGACCCCCGCCGGGCGCTCGAGGCGATCCACACGCACCGGGCGACGTTTAGCTCCGGCACCCCGTCCATGTACTCGCTCCTGCTCGCCGACCCGGAGATCTCCCGCTTCGATCTCTCCTCGATCGTGCTGCTGGAGTGCGGCTCGGCGCCCGTGCCGGAGGAGCTGATGTCGCGGATCAAGGCGACCTTCCCCTGCGAGGTGGTGGAGACCTACGGGCTGACCGAGGCCGGCGCCAACCTGCTGAGCCCCCGCTGGGGGGTGCAGAAGCTCGGCAGCACCGGGCTGCCGGTGCCCGATGTCGAGATCCGGGTCACCCCGCCGGACGATCCCACCCGCGACTGCCCGCCGGGGGAGGTGGGCGAACTCTGGTCGCGCTCCCCCGCCAACGCGCTCGGGTATCTCAAGGAGCCGGAACTGACCGCGCAGCGGTTCACATCCGACGGCTGGGTGCGGACCGGGGACCTGATGCGCCGCGACGCGCAGGGGTACTGCTACTTCTGCGGGCGCACCGACGACATGATCAGCGTCGGCGGCGAGAACGTGTACCCGAAAGAAGTGGAGACGATCGTCCTCACCCACCCGGCGGTGGACAGCGTGGGGGTGGTGCCGGTGGCGCACGCCGTGAAGGGCGAGGCCCCGGTGGCCTTCGTCGTCCTCAAGCCGGGGGCGGAAGCGACGGAAGACGAGCTGAAGGCGCACTTCCTCGCCCGGGGACCGGCCTACGCCCATCCCCGCCGGGTCTTCTTCACCGACCAGCTGCCGATCTCCAGCACCAACAAGCTGGATCGGACCGCGCTGAAGCGCCGGGCGAGCGCGCTCCTGCCGGACGGGCTGGAGGCCAGCCGATGAACGATCCGCATCCGGCGGACAAAGTCGCGATGTCCCGCGAGGAGGCGGAGCGCCTCTTCGCCTCCTGCGAGCTGCACCGCGCCGTGGGCCTAGAGCTGTTGGACTGGGAGTCGGGCCGGGTGCGGTTTCGATTCACCCCGCCGGCGATGGCGCGCTCGGGCGAGGGCGGGACCGTGCACGGGGGCGCGATCATGACCGCGCTCGATGTCGCCGCCTGCTTCGCGGTCATCTCCGTGGCGGGGCAGGATTGCTTCACGGTGGATCTCCGGGTCGATTTCCTTCGCCCGGCCGCGGGCGCCCCGTTGGTCGCCGCGGGGACCGTCCTGCGGGTCGGCCGCCGCCTCGGCTCGGCGGACGCGGTCCTGACCGGACCCGAGGACAAACTCCTCGCGACCGCCCGGGGGACATTTACCTGGTGAGGTGGTTGGCGAAACGCGCAATCAGAAGGAGCGTGCGATGACGGACTCGGTGTTTCCGTTCGACCTGAATCACGCGGCG contains the following coding sequences:
- a CDS encoding PaaI family thioesterase, producing MNDPHPADKVAMSREEAERLFASCELHRAVGLELLDWESGRVRFRFTPPAMARSGEGGTVHGGAIMTALDVAACFAVISVAGQDCFTVDLRVDFLRPAAGAPLVAAGTVLRVGRRLGSADAVLTGPEDKLLATARGTFTW
- a CDS encoding Xaa-Pro peptidase family protein is translated as MTEAALTPQWRAELAARRGRVRRLLEESGCDVGVIFGCDGHNEHFRYLTNFAPVLGDSWLILGAEERCVLTFQWQIPEARTLSGIERWEGAFDPVPLVRDVLRGMRPTRIGIAGLERMPVPVHGALADGLAARVVDLSASVAGLRRRKSPLEVERLRAAARITDMMLDAARAMARPGVTEAELAAELSVIPLRRGARCAFETTVVSGVDAPVSIRRPTGRALAVGDSVMVDLGAEVEGYQADATRTFVVGAPSRAQLRAWDVVRRAYEAAVGLARPGVPCCELQRAAARIITDAGFSLEHRIGHGIGLATSFEWPSLDGEQAPLEPGITICIEPGVYAPGIGNMKLEDDVLITERGCELLTHSDQGLEARP
- a CDS encoding class I adenylate-forming enzyme family protein — protein: MNRRRPWILTPNLGDITAEAAALDPGRIAAIAGQEEHSYGELEARARRFAGLLVESGVAPGETVALALGNDWRFLETLLGTLRAGAVALLANVKLGADALAYITAHSETRLIVADGALGPKLQAMIGAAKGLRATLAVGADGGGIPYEEALAAAPDAPSRPAAPDDLALLMYTSGSTGRPKGCMLSHSNTWWQARSTARTMLLDRSDRALVMGPLYHANALWGALLPMLFTGGSVVILRDFDPRRALEAIHTHRATFSSGTPSMYSLLLADPEISRFDLSSIVLLECGSAPVPEELMSRIKATFPCEVVETYGLTEAGANLLSPRWGVQKLGSTGLPVPDVEIRVTPPDDPTRDCPPGEVGELWSRSPANALGYLKEPELTAQRFTSDGWVRTGDLMRRDAQGYCYFCGRTDDMISVGGENVYPKEVETIVLTHPAVDSVGVVPVAHAVKGEAPVAFVVLKPGAEATEDELKAHFLARGPAYAHPRRVFFTDQLPISSTNKLDRTALKRRASALLPDGLEASR